The following are encoded together in the Gammaproteobacteria bacterium genome:
- a CDS encoding IS481 family transposase, with amino-acid sequence NFAKRLKTLKGLTPYEYICKIWTQQPDRFKLDPTHHMPGLNS; translated from the coding sequence ATAACTTCGCCAAGCGCCTGAAGACACTCAAAGGCCTCACGCCCTACGAGTACATCTGCAAAATATGGACACAACAACCCGATCGATTCAAACTCGATCCAACCCACCATATGCCGGGACTAAACAGTTAG